The Methanobacteriaceae archaeon genomic interval TTTATCTCATCAGGATTCTGTAAATTCTGACTTTGAGTCTGATTTTTTACATCAGAAAAAAGTTGTGCCACCTTGTCCCCATTTTGACCAGTTTGATTTACCAGTTGAGTTTCCAGATATAGCTCCTCAGTAGATGCTTTTTTAGCTTCTTCTGGAATAGGAGTACCTACAGCAATCTCATAAGATTTTAAAACTCCGGCTAAAGCAGCTTCACCAGTAGCAGGAACTGGAGAAGAAACAACCACATATCCCCGATCTATTCCTGAAGATTGTAGGGCATTAGCATACATTTGCGGCGTTACTACAGTTACTTTACTTTTATCTACAATGACCTTAGTTCCGTTTTGATAGCTTAAATCAACCATGGCACATGAAAATATCTTACTTGAAGGATAAACCAATCCAGTGATATTTTTAGATACACTATTAACTTCTGAAGCAGTTATAACCTTAGTAGTTGCATCAGTTATATTTTTATCAGTTTTAGACTGAAAATAGCTCAACATTGAATTTTTATATGCTGCATTATTATTGGTTGCTTCCCCTAGGGTAATTGAAAAACCAGAAACAGCATATATGGGAGCAATTAGTACTAAAACTAAAAGAAAACCTGCCATATACTTCTTCATAGCATCACCTCTTTACTATAATTGAACAGCCATTATTAAATACTTTTTTATAGTAATAAGTATTTTTATGCCCAAAAAAACAACGCAAAATATGTTTTTCACAAATTAGAATTAAAATATTAAAAAAAATAGAATTTAATGGTATTAAAACCATGCAGCTACAGAATAATCCATCTATATCTAAGCTAAAAGAACAACTCTGCTTTCAGTAGATTCATTTACTACTTCCAAACCACATAAATTCCCAATATCCCTGGCAAAATCTTTTACTTCTGAAAACATAGGCATATTATCTAAAGCCATTCTTTGACGAGAATATCCTACAAACATGTATGCTTTAACTTCTACAAAATCAGGCTGGGCTTTTTTGATTAAATCAGCATATCCTTGCGGATCAAACATATTCTTTTCCCTAACCGCGGTTATTCTAAGAACCTTACGGCAGTCAAAAGTGGAAAGTAATTCCAGAGAATCATTAAGATTTTCCCAGGCACCTTCGATTTGTGGTCGACAAAGTTTTTGATAAGTATCCTTTTCCGGAGCATCCAGGGAAATATAAAGTTGAGTTGGATCCTGGGGAAGTTCTTTTAATTTAGATGGTGTTAGACCATTGCTGACCAAGAATGTAGTGAAGTCCCGGCGATTAAATTCAGAAATTAACTCTCCAATTTCTGGATAAAGCATAGGTTCTCCTGCCAGAGAAATAGCTGCATTTTTAGGATCACCAGATTCCAGGGCCTTCTTTTTATTGGCTTTTTCATTCCCAAAAAAGCCACATAACAACTTTTTTTGGGCCTGAATACAATCTTCAATTATTTCTTTTGGTTCATCATAAGGCCCCTCCCATTTAATATCCGTGCTGGAAAGGTCTCTCCAGCAGAAAAAACATTTTTGTTGGCAAAAAGGAATACTAGGGGACATTTGAAGACACCTATGGCTTTCAATCCCATAAAATTTTTCTTTATAGCATACTCCCTCATCAAGAATGCTTTTTTTGGTCCAGTGACATATTTTTGCGGCGGCATGGTAATTCTCGCCTGCAAAACGATAACCCATTTTCTCAAGCTTTTGCCGTTGTTCAGTTGTTAATATCATTTTATATCCTTACTTAAAATTGAATTATGTGATAAATTAAGTTTATAAATAGGTAATAGCTAATTAAAATTTAATGAAATTTAATTAGTTATGAAATTATTAAACTAATTAAAAAATATTTAGTTTAATTTATCTTTAATCATTACATAATATAATTTATCTACCATTCAATTAATAGCTGTAAATAATAAGATTATCAGCTTCAATTTTAATACTTTATATGTTTAATATAAAATTTTTAATTTTCTTTTTTTTTTGATATTATGAATACTAGGCGATATACTTTAATTTCATTGAGTCATTCAGAAACAAAAAATAGTATTTGTAAACGATACTTTTTGCTTGGAAAAGTGTGTTGTTAAAACATAAGCTGGATAAAACACTTTGAATAGAGAAAAGCTTTCTATCGAATTATAACTTGAGACTCTAAAAATTATATATCTTAACCAGATAATCAATACCCATCGCATAAACCAATCACATTAAATAATTATATTAAATATTATATTTTATTTTGATCTTGTTTTTACAGAAAATCATCAAATCTCATCATTGGATATAAGAAATATTAATTAGCCAATTTATAATTTCAAATCTATTTTTCCAAACAATAATAGTTAAAAAAATATTATTAAACTGAATAAATTTCTGAAAATAGTGGCCTAAAACTAAATTATTCAAAATTTAAAGACATATTATGACTATTTTTGTTATTAAATAGGCTTAGAATTATATTTAGATAACTCTAATAATAAAAATCTATTTAATAAAATTTTAGCCATAAATATCCCAAAATAATGCTTTTTTCAGCGAAATAACGCCTTTAATTTAGAATTTAACTGATGATGGCCAATATTTGATTTAATTGCTTTAAATGAAAAAATAAACCATATATAAGCTTTGTTGTCCTATCTTTCAACAAAACATTTATATAGTCTTCTAATGTGAATAATACCTATTGTTACCAAAAGTCTAAAAGCCATTATTAGCATTTAGACGTGGAGGCGGTACAATTAAGCGACATTCAATATATGCCCTACTGATTGCATTATGCATAGTAGTGAGCTTTTTGCCCTTTTCACAAGGTGCCATTGTAGGAGATACACAAAACTCAAAAACAACTTTAAAGGTGGATAACAGTGTTTCCGAAGTAAGCGCTGCTTACAAAAAGAAATACAAAAGTTATTCCCAAAAAAAGTACTACAAATATAAAAAGTCCAAGTATTACAAGAAATACTCTAAAAACCACTATTACAAAAAAAGCAAGAGTACTAGTCCCATTAGTCCAGCAACAGAAAAAGAAAAAGAAGAACTTAATCATTTACAGGGAACAGCTGGATTAAACAAACTTTCTAAATACATTAACAAACACTTAAACCACAGATCCGGAGCAGCACACACCGCAGCAGGTGTTGAAAAAACTGGATACGGAGACTGCTGGGGACTCTCAGATTGGACTTCAAAAAAGCTATCTAAAAACGGATATCAAGTTAAAGTGGTGCAAGGTGCAACATCAGCATCATCCAGACACCGCTGGACACAGGTAAAAGTAGATGGGAAATGGACTACATTTGAGCCATCACTGGTGACCAAAAAATATGGAAGTAAACATTACACCGCCACTTGCGGAAAAGTAAGTTCAGTTATAAAAACTTACAACATTTAATGTTTACTCTTTTTTATTTTTAGCAATCCATATAAATTTTAAATTAATTTTAATAATTATTTACTATTTTTAAGAAATTTTAAGTAATATTGAACCATTTATTAATTTTTTAACAGATCTATGTTAAAAAAGTTTAATCAATTTAAAACAAATAATTTTTAAAGAGATTATGGCAATTTTCTTGTATTTAAAAGCAAACAAAAGATTTTTTAATTAATTAGAACTTTATTAAGAAATTTATTGTTTGTAAAAAT includes:
- a CDS encoding transglutaminase domain-containing protein, yielding MPFSQGAIVGDTQNSKTTLKVDNSVSEVSAAYKKKYKSYSQKKYYKYKKSKYYKKYSKNHYYKKSKSTSPISPATEKEKEELNHLQGTAGLNKLSKYINKHLNHRSGAAHTAAGVEKTGYGDCWGLSDWTSKKLSKNGYQVKVVQGATSASSRHRWTQVKVDGKWTTFEPSLVTKKYGSKHYTATCGKVSSVIKTYNI
- the twy1 gene encoding 4-demethylwyosine synthase TYW1, producing MILTTEQRQKLEKMGYRFAGENYHAAAKICHWTKKSILDEGVCYKEKFYGIESHRCLQMSPSIPFCQQKCFFCWRDLSSTDIKWEGPYDEPKEIIEDCIQAQKKLLCGFFGNEKANKKKALESGDPKNAAISLAGEPMLYPEIGELISEFNRRDFTTFLVSNGLTPSKLKELPQDPTQLYISLDAPEKDTYQKLCRPQIEGAWENLNDSLELLSTFDCRKVLRITAVREKNMFDPQGYADLIKKAQPDFVEVKAYMFVGYSRQRMALDNMPMFSEVKDFARDIGNLCGLEVVNESTESRVVLLA
- a CDS encoding DUF1002 domain-containing protein; its protein translation is MKKYMAGFLLVLVLIAPIYAVSGFSITLGEATNNNAAYKNSMLSYFQSKTDKNITDATTKVITASEVNSVSKNITGLVYPSSKIFSCAMVDLSYQNGTKVIVDKSKVTVVTPQMYANALQSSGIDRGYVVVSSPVPATGEAALAGVLKSYEIAVGTPIPEEAKKASTEELYLETQLVNQTGQNGDKVAQLFSDVKNQTQSQNLQNPDEIKVIVVNVANQMNINLSNNQTQQIADSVANSQKVRSNLTNFQDKLQGISQQVSNPGFVDQITNFLQEILNYVQGLVSGQ